Proteins encoded in a region of the Pirellulaceae bacterium genome:
- the tmk gene encoding dTMP kinase, producing MSRPFYCFDGVDGAGKTTQIQLFHDWLLELGHDVVLCRDPGTTALGEEIRKLLLSHSDTRIDMRAEMFLYMSARAQLVEEIIRPALNAGKTVIADRYLLANVVYQGHAGGMDPKQIWQVGDVATDTILPAITYVLDLPPQVAAGRRVGEPDRVEGRGEPFLTRVRNGFLAEAQDRSDIVIIDAAASPQEVQARIRSAAGQPIKAGDTP from the coding sequence ATGTCCAGGCCATTCTATTGTTTCGACGGGGTCGATGGAGCCGGCAAGACGACTCAAATCCAATTGTTTCACGATTGGCTGCTCGAACTCGGCCATGACGTCGTGCTCTGCCGTGACCCGGGTACAACGGCTTTGGGAGAAGAGATCCGGAAGCTGTTGCTATCGCATTCCGACACACGCATCGACATGCGGGCTGAAATGTTTCTTTACATGTCGGCCCGAGCCCAACTCGTGGAAGAAATCATCCGACCCGCATTGAATGCTGGCAAAACGGTGATCGCCGATCGTTACTTGCTCGCAAATGTGGTTTACCAAGGCCACGCCGGAGGAATGGATCCAAAACAGATCTGGCAGGTCGGTGACGTTGCAACCGATACGATCCTGCCAGCCATTACCTACGTGCTTGACCTGCCGCCACAGGTGGCTGCCGGAAGACGGGTGGGGGAACCTGATCGCGTTGAAGGTCGTGGTGAGCCCTTCTTGACTCGAGTCCGCAATGGTTTTCTGGCCGAAGCTCAAGACCGATCCGACATTGTGATCATTGATGCCGCCGCATCACCGCAAGAAGTCCAAGCCCGCATCCGGTCAGCTGCCGGCCAGCCCATTAAGGCAGGAGATACACCGTGA
- a CDS encoding DNA polymerase III subunit encodes MSWCGVEGHDEVVDRFRTSLFRGRLASTFLFVGRSGIGKRLFARRLAQALLCEQSEEAKFQPCLACNSCVQIEAESHPDVEVVGKPSDKSFIPIKTFIGDREHRNQEGLCHRISLKPSQGNRRIAIIDDADHLNHEGANCLLKTLEEPPPNAVLILIGTSEQTQLPTIRSRCQTIRFRPLEHSFIQQYLVNQNLATDANQAAELSYLSEGSLDQAIEFSDQALSDFREELWTTIGQDSDIDSVSLAKVVSSFVDGAGKEAPKRRQRLRHVIRLFLMVFRHQLFQTVDAPPPSQGRLEQVASPLSDSLTESVQNRIDRCLLALGEVDANANLATLIECWIDELYASPA; translated from the coding sequence GTGAGCTGGTGCGGAGTCGAAGGTCATGATGAAGTTGTGGATCGCTTTCGTACGAGTCTGTTCCGAGGTCGACTGGCAAGTACTTTTTTGTTCGTAGGTCGATCGGGCATCGGCAAACGATTATTTGCCCGTCGGCTGGCCCAGGCGTTGCTTTGCGAACAGAGTGAAGAAGCAAAATTCCAACCATGCCTCGCATGCAATTCTTGCGTTCAAATTGAAGCCGAATCCCACCCGGACGTGGAAGTGGTTGGAAAACCGTCCGATAAATCCTTTATCCCAATCAAGACCTTTATTGGAGATCGCGAACATCGCAATCAGGAAGGACTCTGTCATCGGATCTCCTTAAAACCGTCACAGGGGAACCGGCGGATTGCCATCATCGACGACGCCGACCACCTCAACCACGAAGGCGCAAATTGCTTGCTCAAGACGTTGGAAGAACCTCCCCCCAATGCGGTGCTGATTCTGATCGGTACCAGTGAACAAACTCAACTGCCAACGATTCGTTCGCGCTGCCAAACCATTCGCTTCCGACCCCTGGAACATTCGTTCATCCAACAGTACTTGGTTAACCAAAACCTAGCCACAGATGCGAACCAAGCCGCCGAACTTTCTTACCTGAGTGAGGGAAGCCTCGATCAAGCAATTGAATTCTCCGATCAAGCTTTAAGCGACTTTCGTGAAGAACTCTGGACAACCATCGGTCAGGACAGCGACATCGATTCGGTTTCTCTCGCAAAAGTGGTGAGCTCCTTTGTCGATGGGGCAGGCAAAGAGGCACCCAAGAGGCGCCAGCGATTGAGACACGTGATTCGGCTCTTCCTAATGGTCTTTCGCCACCAACTATTCCAAACCGTTGACGCTCCACCCCCATCGCAGGGACGGTTGGAACAAGTGGCGAGCCCGCTTTCTGACTCCCTGACTGAATCCGTCCAAAACCGCATCGACCGCTGTCTGCTGGCCCTCGGCGAAGTGGATGCCAATGCAAATCTAGCGACGCTAATTGAATGTTGGATCGACGAACTTTATGCGTCCCCAGCTTAG
- a CDS encoding secondary thiamine-phosphate synthase enzyme YjbQ — protein MIWSQANVTLPPFSRGFHLITGPVCAALPDLQRIQTGLLHVFIKHTSASLTINENADPDVRVDLEMAISKIAPENFPYVHTMEGPDDMPAHVKSSLLGNSLCLPISGGGLNLGTWQGIYLCEHRDRGGPRKIVVTAFGAAEPSAA, from the coding sequence ATGATCTGGTCGCAAGCCAACGTCACGTTACCTCCTTTTTCTCGTGGCTTTCACTTGATTACAGGGCCCGTCTGCGCCGCGCTACCCGATTTACAACGAATCCAGACTGGCTTGCTTCACGTTTTTATCAAGCATACGTCCGCTTCGTTAACGATCAATGAGAACGCTGATCCTGACGTACGGGTCGACCTGGAGATGGCGATCTCAAAGATCGCGCCCGAAAATTTTCCATATGTGCACACGATGGAGGGCCCCGATGACATGCCAGCTCATGTTAAGAGCTCTTTGCTGGGAAACTCACTGTGTTTACCCATCTCAGGCGGTGGGCTCAATTTGGGCACGTGGCAGGGCATTTACCTCTGTGAGCATCGTGATCGAGGTGGACCCCGTAAGATTGTGGTGACCGCTTTTGGTGCTGCGGAGCCTTCGGCAGCCTGA
- a CDS encoding carbon storage regulator, giving the protein MLVLSRKKSEKIKLGDSIEITVVRVSGNKVRIGIRAPTDVSVLRQELSVADSPTGDP; this is encoded by the coding sequence ATGCTCGTTCTTTCGCGGAAAAAAAGCGAGAAGATCAAGTTAGGTGACTCGATCGAAATTACCGTGGTTCGTGTGAGCGGAAACAAAGTTCGAATAGGAATTCGAGCTCCAACCGACGTATCGGTCCTGAGGCAGGAGTTGTCGGTGGCGGATTCTCCGACGGGAGACCCCTAA
- a CDS encoding nucleotide sugar dehydrogenase has product MLATATNEKLLASIQKKTATVGIVGLGYVGLPLVNAFVHSGFRTMGFDVDASKVEKLRAGQSYIKHLPGEWIRACVDNEQFIPTADMSRLGEADTLLICVPTPLSDSRDPDLSYVESTTRFIAKTLRRGQIVILESTTYPGTTRDVVLPILQESNLEAGKDFFLAYSPEREDPGNPNFSATTIPKVVGGIDADSLKIAQELYSRAVVKTVPVSNCEIAEACKILENTYRSVNIAMVNELKVLFTRLDVDIWEVIDAAKTKPFGFQAFYPGPGLGGHCIPIDPFYLSWLARKHELSTRFIELAGEINASMPKHVINRVAEALNARAKPIRGSKIAVLGVAYKKDVDDPRESPSFKLIELLAEGGALLTYNDPHIASLPAMRSFDVPALDSQALTAEYVSAQDCILIATDHSAYDYTSIVQHAQLVVDTRNATKNVTQGRDKIVKA; this is encoded by the coding sequence ATGTTAGCGACAGCCACGAATGAAAAGCTGCTTGCATCGATCCAGAAAAAGACAGCAACGGTTGGAATTGTCGGTCTCGGCTACGTCGGCCTTCCTCTTGTCAATGCCTTCGTCCATTCTGGCTTTCGCACGATGGGCTTTGATGTTGATGCCTCAAAAGTGGAGAAACTGCGAGCAGGTCAGAGTTACATCAAGCATCTGCCGGGCGAGTGGATTCGCGCCTGCGTCGACAATGAACAATTCATTCCAACAGCCGACATGAGTCGTCTCGGGGAAGCAGACACATTGCTGATTTGTGTTCCCACTCCGCTGAGTGACAGTCGGGATCCGGACCTTTCTTATGTCGAATCGACGACGCGATTCATTGCCAAAACGCTGCGTCGAGGTCAGATTGTAATTTTGGAGAGCACAACTTACCCAGGCACCACCCGTGACGTGGTGCTGCCGATCTTACAGGAATCTAACCTTGAGGCCGGAAAGGATTTCTTTCTTGCCTACAGTCCAGAACGCGAAGACCCAGGCAACCCAAACTTCTCAGCAACCACGATCCCAAAAGTCGTAGGCGGAATCGATGCTGACAGCCTGAAAATCGCACAGGAGCTGTACTCCAGAGCGGTTGTAAAAACCGTCCCGGTCTCGAATTGCGAAATCGCCGAGGCTTGTAAGATACTTGAAAACACCTACCGTTCAGTCAATATCGCCATGGTCAACGAGCTGAAGGTGCTTTTCACAAGGCTGGACGTGGATATTTGGGAGGTCATCGACGCCGCGAAAACGAAACCATTTGGTTTTCAAGCTTTTTACCCAGGGCCCGGGTTGGGGGGACATTGTATTCCGATCGACCCGTTCTACCTCAGTTGGTTGGCACGTAAACATGAACTTTCAACACGATTCATTGAGTTAGCGGGAGAAATCAACGCCTCGATGCCAAAACACGTCATCAATCGTGTGGCAGAAGCGTTGAATGCGCGCGCGAAACCCATTCGCGGTAGTAAAATCGCTGTGCTCGGTGTGGCTTACAAGAAAGACGTCGATGATCCGCGTGAGAGTCCATCGTTCAAATTGATCGAACTACTCGCCGAAGGCGGAGCCCTACTCACCTACAATGACCCTCACATCGCATCACTCCCAGCGATGCGTAGTTTCGACGTGCCTGCTTTGGACAGCCAGGCGTTAACCGCAGAATACGTCAGCGCTCAGGATTGCATTCTGATCGCAACAGATCATTCCGCCTACGATTACACGTCGATTGTTCAGCATGCCCAACTTGTGGTCGACACTCGAAATGCGACCAAGAATGTGACCCAAGGCCGAGACAAGATCGTTAAGGCTTAG
- a CDS encoding endonuclease V codes for MGFATDVEVDPDTGLVGWSRTVSKQIRYPYLSSDLAFRELPLLLMLIDEVSNDHGLADVRVVDGSGIAHPRTAGIATMLGAVAQILPIGVTKKLLFGSVDTKSAEVCSMREIRVCKKKLGYAALTASRNRKPVFISPGFGLSVSQVQQLIKPFLERCPTPDPIYWADRISRQAAKNSTLTKP; via the coding sequence GTGGGATTTGCAACCGATGTCGAGGTCGATCCGGATACGGGCTTGGTGGGGTGGTCCCGGACGGTTTCCAAGCAAATTCGGTATCCTTATCTGAGCTCTGATCTGGCCTTTCGAGAGTTGCCTTTGTTATTGATGTTGATTGATGAGGTTAGCAACGACCACGGGTTAGCCGATGTACGGGTTGTTGATGGGAGCGGAATTGCACATCCGCGAACGGCGGGAATTGCAACGATGTTAGGGGCGGTGGCTCAGATATTACCTATCGGAGTTACCAAGAAGCTGCTATTCGGATCAGTCGATACGAAAAGTGCTGAAGTCTGTTCGATGCGAGAAATTCGCGTTTGCAAAAAGAAATTAGGCTATGCGGCATTGACCGCTTCGCGAAATCGGAAGCCCGTTTTTATTTCACCCGGTTTTGGCCTGTCCGTGTCGCAAGTGCAGCAGCTTATCAAACCGTTTTTGGAACGCTGCCCCACACCGGATCCGATCTATTGGGCTGACCGAATTAGCCGACAAGCCGCTAAGAACAGTACCCTGACTAAGCCTTAA
- a CDS encoding MGMT family protein — protein sequence MRNLSLVELRRRTENPTDLYRVLWQLIEQIPIGSVSTYGELAQTLGDRVATRWVGKVLLTMSTLISAIATGLCGSQADGVSLSRENQSKKRSSFPAKVS from the coding sequence ATGAGGAATCTGAGTCTTGTCGAGTTACGTCGTCGTACGGAGAATCCAACAGATCTGTATCGGGTTTTGTGGCAGCTTATCGAGCAGATTCCGATTGGAAGCGTGTCCACCTACGGGGAATTAGCTCAGACGTTGGGAGATCGCGTTGCCACTCGTTGGGTGGGAAAAGTTCTTCTAACCATGAGCACACTAATCTCTGCCATTGCCACCGGATTGTGCGGGTCTCAGGCGGACGGGGTAAGTTTATCACGGGAGAACCAGAGCAAAAAAAGAAGCAGCTTTCCGGCGAAGGTGTCCTGA
- a CDS encoding SDR family oxidoreductase, protein MIQRVLVTGGAGFLGSHLCDRLVGEGHDVICLDNFFTSQKKNVKHLLDKPNFELIRHDITIPLWLEVDQIYNLACPAAPGHYQYNAIKTIKTSVLGAINVLGMAKRCDAKVLQASTSEVYGDPEIHPQPESYRGNVNPIGPRACYDEGKRAAETLFMDYHRMNRVDSRIVRIFNTYGPMMHPFDGRVISNFIRQALNHEDITIFGDGSQTRSFCYRDDLVDGIIRMMNAPKGFTGPVNLGNPVEYTILQLAQQVIKQTKSESKLVHRPLPTDDPTRRRPDISLAREKLDWNPTVALEAGLAKTIEWFNMIDLAAYRPPTPNY, encoded by the coding sequence TTGATTCAACGAGTCCTTGTTACCGGAGGAGCCGGATTTCTCGGATCTCACCTCTGTGACCGCTTGGTTGGTGAAGGACATGACGTCATTTGCCTGGACAATTTCTTCACGAGCCAAAAGAAAAATGTGAAGCATCTTTTGGACAAACCGAATTTTGAACTGATTCGACACGACATCACGATCCCACTCTGGTTAGAAGTCGATCAAATCTACAACTTGGCTTGTCCCGCTGCACCTGGACATTACCAGTACAATGCGATCAAAACAATCAAAACCTCCGTTTTGGGCGCGATCAATGTTTTGGGGATGGCAAAGCGATGTGACGCGAAGGTACTACAAGCCTCCACGAGCGAAGTCTATGGTGATCCTGAAATTCACCCTCAACCCGAAAGCTATCGAGGAAACGTCAATCCAATCGGTCCTCGGGCTTGCTACGACGAAGGTAAACGAGCAGCAGAAACCCTCTTCATGGATTATCACCGAATGAATCGTGTCGATTCACGCATCGTGAGAATCTTCAACACTTACGGCCCTATGATGCATCCCTTCGATGGTCGAGTAATCTCGAACTTCATCAGACAAGCGTTAAATCATGAAGATATCACCATCTTCGGCGATGGCAGTCAGACGCGTTCATTCTGTTACCGAGACGATCTCGTGGATGGCATCATTCGTATGATGAATGCGCCAAAGGGATTCACGGGCCCTGTCAACCTTGGCAATCCGGTTGAATACACCATCTTGCAGCTTGCTCAACAGGTGATCAAGCAGACGAAATCAGAATCAAAACTCGTGCATCGACCACTCCCCACCGATGATCCAACTCGTCGTAGGCCAGATATTAGCTTGGCACGTGAAAAACTTGATTGGAATCCAACAGTCGCATTGGAAGCCGGATTAGCTAAGACCATTGAATGGTTCAACATGATCGACTTGGCAGCCTATCGCCCACCCACTCCAAATTATTGA
- a CDS encoding GDP-mannose 4,6-dehydratase, which yields MAILITGGAGFVGSHLAELMVAETTEQIVCLDNFNDYYDPQLKRSNAASIDTHERIKIIEGDFCDFEANCQLLKAHDIDRIVHLGAYAGVRYSVENPFIYEQSNVGGTLSLLEAARKHPVKRFLLISSSTVYGCGAAIPFREDAPLGIPASPYGSSKRAAELMGLTYHQLHQVPVVCLRPFSVYGPRLRPDLALTIFADAIENGKTFPLFGDGTIRRDYTHVSDICFGLKSALYTDGIDGETFNLGHSHPVEIRQIIEMIENSLGKKAQIDRQPERPEDLPVTFADLTKAEQLLGYSPKVPIEQGIDEFCHWFRAWHQNQ from the coding sequence ATGGCAATATTAATTACTGGTGGAGCTGGTTTCGTCGGCAGCCACCTGGCGGAGCTAATGGTCGCTGAAACAACGGAGCAAATTGTTTGCCTGGACAATTTCAACGATTATTACGATCCTCAGCTCAAACGGTCAAACGCCGCCAGCATCGATACTCATGAACGCATCAAGATAATTGAAGGTGATTTTTGTGATTTTGAAGCGAACTGTCAGCTGTTGAAGGCGCACGATATCGATCGAATTGTTCATCTTGGGGCCTACGCGGGTGTGAGATACAGCGTCGAAAATCCATTCATTTACGAACAGTCCAACGTCGGCGGAACTCTTTCGCTACTCGAAGCAGCACGCAAGCATCCCGTGAAACGATTCTTGCTGATTTCATCATCAACGGTTTATGGCTGCGGTGCAGCGATTCCGTTTCGCGAAGACGCCCCGTTGGGAATTCCCGCGAGTCCCTACGGCTCCTCCAAAAGAGCAGCAGAACTGATGGGACTTACGTATCACCAGCTTCACCAAGTTCCCGTTGTGTGCCTCCGCCCCTTCAGCGTGTATGGCCCCCGACTTCGTCCCGATCTTGCGCTGACAATCTTTGCCGATGCAATTGAAAACGGAAAGACTTTCCCATTGTTTGGCGATGGCACCATCCGCCGAGACTACACCCATGTAAGTGATATTTGCTTTGGCTTGAAATCCGCCTTGTATACCGACGGTATCGACGGCGAAACATTCAATCTCGGACATAGCCACCCCGTTGAAATAAGACAAATCATTGAAATGATCGAAAACTCCCTGGGAAAAAAGGCTCAGATTGATCGACAACCTGAACGGCCAGAAGATCTGCCTGTGACATTCGCCGATTTAACAAAGGCTGAACAACTCCTCGGATACTCTCCTAAAGTTCCAATCGAGCAAGGCATAGACGAATTTTGCCATTGGTTCCGTGCGTGGCATCAAAACCAATGA
- a CDS encoding DUF1080 domain-containing protein: MLNRPQIGRLLWQTTIAQLLVFLTVPGAIAAEPGATARSDEWRPLFNRKDLTDWKITKFGGEGDVYVEDEQINLDFGSSLTGITYDKEFPKDNYEIRLEAKRQEGTDFFCGLTFPVQTKHLTLVVGGWGGAVVGLSSIDGEDASENDTQRSMAFKRNTWYRIRIRVQSNSVSVWINDQLVIKKQLKGHELSIRPEVNLSRPLGICAWDTRAVLRKLEWRSVDGQD, encoded by the coding sequence ATGTTAAACCGGCCTCAGATTGGACGTCTGCTTTGGCAAACCACAATCGCTCAACTGCTCGTATTTCTCACAGTGCCGGGAGCGATTGCTGCCGAACCAGGGGCGACAGCGCGATCGGACGAGTGGCGACCCCTGTTTAACCGTAAGGATCTCACCGATTGGAAAATCACCAAATTCGGTGGTGAAGGAGATGTCTACGTTGAAGACGAGCAAATCAACTTGGATTTCGGCTCCTCCTTGACAGGGATCACTTACGATAAAGAATTCCCCAAAGACAATTATGAGATTCGTCTGGAGGCAAAACGGCAGGAAGGGACCGATTTCTTTTGTGGACTTACTTTTCCTGTCCAAACCAAACATCTGACACTCGTCGTGGGCGGCTGGGGCGGCGCGGTCGTGGGACTTTCGAGCATCGACGGTGAGGACGCCTCGGAAAACGACACTCAACGAAGCATGGCGTTCAAACGCAATACTTGGTACCGCATTCGGATTCGGGTCCAGAGCAACTCGGTTTCCGTTTGGATCAACGATCAACTCGTGATCAAAAAACAGCTCAAAGGTCATGAGCTATCGATTCGCCCCGAGGTCAATCTGTCACGTCCACTCGGCATCTGCGCTTGGGATACACGTGCGGTACTTCGCAAGCTCGAATGGCGTTCCGTGGACGGCCAAGATTGA
- a CDS encoding fatty acid--CoA ligase family protein, with the protein MLSNVLNNTASTDNREAIHTVSSSVSWAALKSQYQHHLEQFTGIRGQRVGFALPATANGIAALAAFEQLRVHLFLVDALTGPQHLQQIADELQLSDMITAETLTRNATVSRVPEEALAKGASDLGSITILTSGTSGRPKAVQHHFDNLARPVRRRGDQEQRWLMAYRPHLYAGLQVTLQALLNQGTLVIPAVDASPQAVANLMLDANVEYASATPSYWRRLLLFADPSDLRRVPMKQITLGGEAIDQSILDQLSQSFPTARIVHIYATTEAGRCFSVSDGIAGFPTAFLDAPSADGVELKITDGELCVRSANAMARYDERSELLENRQTTDGWFRTGDLVEIEGERAFFVGRSTDMINVGGNKVHPVEIEQVIRARDDVAEVRIYAQSSSIAGELVACDVVPIPSKTDFEEFRQAIVEHCNAQLNRFQRPRIVRILKELELNDSGKMKRI; encoded by the coding sequence ATGCTGTCAAACGTACTGAATAACACCGCTTCCACCGATAACCGCGAAGCCATTCACACGGTTTCATCCTCCGTGTCCTGGGCCGCGCTGAAATCACAGTACCAACACCATCTGGAACAGTTTACGGGGATCCGGGGACAAAGGGTTGGTTTTGCCTTGCCTGCGACCGCCAACGGGATAGCTGCTCTTGCGGCCTTTGAACAGCTTCGCGTTCATTTATTCTTGGTCGATGCTCTGACCGGGCCCCAGCACCTTCAGCAAATCGCTGACGAGCTTCAGCTTTCAGACATGATCACCGCAGAAACACTGACCAGGAACGCAACGGTTTCGCGTGTTCCCGAAGAAGCTCTTGCCAAGGGAGCAAGCGATTTAGGTTCGATTACCATTTTGACCTCAGGTACGTCAGGTCGTCCCAAAGCCGTGCAGCATCATTTCGACAATCTTGCCCGCCCCGTGCGACGCCGCGGCGATCAGGAACAACGCTGGCTGATGGCCTATCGACCGCACCTTTATGCGGGCCTCCAAGTAACCCTGCAAGCGCTCTTAAATCAGGGAACGTTGGTGATACCTGCCGTCGACGCATCTCCGCAAGCGGTCGCCAATTTAATGCTCGATGCCAACGTCGAATACGCATCAGCAACACCCTCTTACTGGCGCCGACTGTTACTGTTTGCAGACCCCAGCGATCTGCGACGCGTACCGATGAAACAAATCACCCTCGGTGGTGAAGCGATCGATCAATCGATCCTCGATCAACTATCACAATCATTTCCAACCGCCCGCATTGTTCACATTTACGCGACCACCGAAGCCGGTCGATGTTTCTCCGTATCTGACGGGATAGCCGGCTTCCCCACCGCGTTTCTCGATGCACCATCCGCTGACGGCGTCGAACTCAAAATCACAGACGGCGAACTTTGCGTTCGTTCGGCAAATGCGATGGCAAGATATGACGAACGTTCCGAATTACTGGAGAACCGTCAGACAACAGACGGCTGGTTTCGGACTGGAGACCTCGTGGAAATTGAGGGAGAGCGAGCGTTCTTCGTAGGACGCTCAACCGACATGATTAATGTGGGTGGTAACAAAGTCCATCCCGTCGAGATCGAACAAGTCATCCGAGCAAGAGACGATGTGGCTGAGGTCCGAATCTACGCCCAAAGTTCCTCAATTGCGGGGGAACTCGTCGCCTGTGACGTGGTGCCCATCCCTTCAAAAACCGATTTCGAAGAATTTCGCCAAGCCATCGTCGAGCACTGCAATGCTCAGTTGAACCGATTTCAACGGCCGCGCATTGTGCGGATTTTGAAAGAGTTGGAACTCAACGATTCAGGTAAGATGAAACGGATCTAA
- a CDS encoding aminotransferase class I/II-fold pyridoxal phosphate-dependent enzyme produces MGQARIYLSPPHMSGREQSLIANVFASNWVAPVGPDLAEFERQFAAKVGVSSAAAVSSGTAALHLALHALKLKPEDEVICSTFTFCASANPITYEGAKPVFIDSDRTSWNLDPNLLSDEIQECADRGKLPKAVLAVDILGQSADMDAIREVVDRYEIPVIEDAAEALGATYKDRPAGASGWASAFSFNGNKIITTSGGGMLCSNDDQLIERAKFWATQAKDAGHLYQHSEIGFNYRLSNVLAAVGLAQLDVLDERVATRRKNFQFYADRLGDLPGVTFMPEADFGHSNRWLTVARIDSLKFGVDCEAIRRKLEEHNIESRRVWIPLHKQVAFSNCRCRGGEVAEEIFSDSLCLPSGTALTRSDLDRICSLIEEIQSVNR; encoded by the coding sequence ATGGGGCAAGCTCGTATCTATCTGTCTCCACCTCACATGTCTGGCCGAGAGCAGTCACTGATCGCAAATGTTTTTGCATCGAACTGGGTTGCTCCTGTCGGCCCTGATTTGGCAGAATTCGAGCGTCAGTTCGCCGCGAAGGTTGGCGTGAGTTCTGCCGCTGCAGTTTCCAGTGGGACAGCAGCGCTTCATCTGGCACTTCATGCACTCAAACTCAAGCCAGAAGACGAAGTAATCTGTTCGACGTTTACCTTTTGTGCTTCTGCGAATCCGATCACTTACGAAGGTGCCAAGCCCGTTTTTATCGATTCGGATCGAACGAGCTGGAACCTGGATCCAAATCTGCTATCCGACGAAATACAGGAATGTGCGGATCGCGGGAAACTGCCCAAGGCGGTACTTGCCGTTGATATTCTTGGTCAGAGTGCGGACATGGATGCAATCCGTGAAGTGGTCGATCGGTATGAGATTCCGGTGATCGAAGATGCGGCAGAAGCGTTGGGAGCCACTTACAAGGATCGACCAGCCGGTGCGTCTGGTTGGGCCAGCGCTTTTTCATTTAATGGGAACAAGATTATCACCACGAGCGGTGGTGGCATGCTTTGTTCGAATGACGATCAGTTGATTGAACGAGCGAAATTCTGGGCCACTCAGGCCAAGGATGCTGGGCATTTGTACCAACATTCGGAAATCGGTTTTAACTATCGGCTCAGCAACGTTCTTGCTGCGGTTGGGTTAGCCCAGCTCGACGTTTTAGACGAACGAGTGGCGACTCGGCGAAAGAATTTTCAGTTTTACGCAGACCGGTTGGGTGACCTACCTGGGGTGACGTTCATGCCGGAAGCCGATTTTGGTCACTCGAATCGCTGGTTGACGGTAGCACGCATTGACTCCTTGAAGTTCGGCGTTGACTGCGAGGCGATTCGGCGAAAATTAGAAGAACACAACATTGAGTCGCGGCGGGTCTGGATTCCACTGCACAAGCAGGTCGCATTTTCGAACTGCCGTTGTCGTGGCGGCGAAGTGGCGGAGGAAATTTTTTCCGACAGCCTCTGTCTACCGAGTGGAACTGCATTGACGCGATCCGATTTGGATCGAATCTGTTCACTGATCGAAGAGATTCAGTCGGTCAATCGCTGA